In a single window of the Terriglobus roseus genome:
- a CDS encoding M13 family metallopeptidase: MRSLLQALSAVALVSSALSIGAQTPAAGSPTAVAATIQVPLEKLPYSPVLNVNNLDRSVDPCTDFYKFSCGGWIKNNPIPADQSSWSVYGKLAYDNQQFLWGILRDAAAMKDRDATQQKIGDYFAACIDEAAIDRRGDAPIRPVLARIAAYRSREALLRDLPAFAADVDGSFFFNAGSTQDPDDSDKVIAEQSAGGLGLPDRDYYLKTDAKSIEIRQKYVAYIAQLFVMAGEPAASAKADADAVLKLETALATAALSRVDLRDPYKTFHKLTLADLQKQIPAMDWTEFFRHSGAPAFTTMNIQQPALNAAVQTVLTTTPLPALQAYERFHALTEAAPAMSKPWQDAQFEFFSHTLRGTPTLAPKWRRCTRQVDAYLGEALGQEFVRRTFSADTKAKTVLMTKEIEDAMKLEIEQLDWMSPATKAEALRKLSTIRNKVGYPDHWRDYSALKVDRDDYFGDWHRAVEFESKRQFAKIGKPVDRNEWGMTPPTVNAYFDPQMNDINFPAGVLQPPLYDPKEDDAVNYGNTGSTIGHELTHGFDDQGRQFDSNGNLRDWWTKDDAKGFEDRINCVRDQFATYTVVDDIHINSKLTSGEDVADLGGTLLAYLAWRDATKAERLAPVDGFTPDQRFFLGFAQWACENQRPEQLRVHAATDPHSPGEARINGIVTNLPQFATAFSCPKTAPMVKANVCKVW; encoded by the coding sequence ATGCGTTCTCTACTGCAGGCTCTATCGGCCGTCGCCTTAGTCTCTTCCGCCCTGTCGATCGGGGCGCAGACCCCTGCGGCAGGCTCGCCCACGGCTGTTGCCGCGACCATCCAGGTGCCGCTGGAGAAGCTTCCCTACTCGCCCGTGCTGAATGTGAACAACCTCGACCGCAGTGTCGACCCTTGCACGGACTTTTATAAGTTCAGCTGCGGTGGTTGGATCAAGAACAATCCGATCCCGGCGGACCAGTCGTCCTGGAGCGTCTACGGCAAGCTGGCCTACGACAACCAGCAGTTTCTGTGGGGCATTCTGCGCGACGCCGCTGCCATGAAGGATCGCGATGCGACGCAGCAAAAGATCGGCGACTATTTTGCCGCGTGCATCGATGAAGCCGCCATCGACCGTCGCGGGGACGCGCCCATCCGTCCTGTGCTGGCGCGGATCGCTGCCTACAGGTCTCGCGAGGCATTGCTGCGCGATCTGCCCGCCTTCGCTGCCGATGTCGATGGATCCTTCTTCTTCAATGCAGGATCGACGCAGGATCCTGACGACTCCGACAAGGTCATCGCCGAACAGTCTGCGGGAGGGCTGGGGCTGCCGGATCGCGACTACTACCTGAAGACCGACGCGAAGAGCATCGAGATCCGCCAGAAGTACGTCGCATATATCGCGCAACTGTTCGTCATGGCAGGTGAGCCCGCAGCCTCGGCGAAGGCCGATGCGGATGCTGTTCTGAAACTTGAGACAGCCCTGGCGACGGCAGCGCTGTCGCGCGTGGACCTTCGCGATCCGTACAAGACCTTCCACAAGCTGACACTCGCGGACCTGCAGAAGCAGATTCCTGCGATGGATTGGACCGAGTTCTTCCGCCACTCTGGCGCGCCCGCGTTCACGACCATGAACATTCAGCAGCCCGCTCTGAATGCCGCCGTTCAGACCGTGTTGACCACGACACCGCTGCCCGCCCTGCAGGCCTACGAGCGCTTCCACGCGCTGACGGAAGCCGCGCCCGCGATGAGCAAGCCCTGGCAGGATGCGCAGTTTGAGTTCTTCAGCCATACGCTGCGCGGCACACCGACACTGGCTCCCAAGTGGCGCCGCTGCACGCGCCAGGTGGACGCCTATCTTGGCGAAGCGCTCGGGCAGGAGTTTGTTCGCCGCACCTTCTCCGCAGATACCAAGGCGAAGACTGTCCTGATGACCAAAGAGATCGAAGACGCCATGAAGCTCGAGATCGAGCAACTGGACTGGATGAGTCCGGCCACCAAGGCGGAAGCGCTGCGGAAGCTGTCGACCATCCGCAACAAGGTGGGATATCCCGATCACTGGCGCGACTACAGCGCGCTCAAGGTGGATCGCGACGACTACTTTGGCGATTGGCATCGGGCGGTGGAGTTCGAAAGCAAGCGGCAATTCGCGAAGATCGGTAAGCCCGTGGACCGTAACGAATGGGGCATGACGCCACCGACGGTGAACGCGTACTTCGATCCGCAGATGAATGACATCAACTTTCCCGCAGGCGTCCTGCAACCGCCGCTCTACGACCCGAAGGAAGACGATGCCGTGAACTATGGCAACACGGGATCGACCATCGGGCACGAACTAACGCATGGCTTCGACGACCAGGGCCGACAGTTTGACTCGAACGGCAACCTGCGCGACTGGTGGACCAAGGACGATGCCAAGGGCTTCGAAGACCGCATCAACTGTGTGCGCGACCAGTTCGCGACCTACACGGTCGTGGATGACATTCACATCAACAGCAAGCTGACGAGCGGCGAGGATGTTGCGGACTTGGGCGGAACTCTGCTCGCCTATCTTGCGTGGCGCGACGCGACCAAGGCTGAGCGGCTGGCGCCGGTGGACGGCTTCACTCCCGACCAACGTTTCTTCCTCGGCTTTGCGCAGTGGGCCTGTGAGAACCAGCGGCCGGAACAACTGCGCGTCCATGCGGCCACCGATCCACATTCGCCAGGCGAGGCACGCATCAACGGCATCGTGACGAACCTGCCGCAGTTCGCCACCGCATTTAGCTGCCCGAAGACGGCGCCCATGGTGAAGGCAAACGTCTGCAAGGTCTGGTGA
- a CDS encoding zinc ribbon domain-containing protein, with product MAWGIDPPSRPDVEDEGNELKMIPLWSVILSLVVFAGIQVLSFWGRQNSMPHRGNPVMHVVGSYSWGAALASYVLLIGYISRDVKRRNMSAGIWMLIVLVMPGGIGAIVYFMLRQPMMTRCPSCRTEVASGFHFCPQCQFQMKPVCGQCFRGVHITDVYCVQCGHDLTRDEMPARLRSHSD from the coding sequence ATGGCCTGGGGAATCGATCCGCCATCGCGTCCGGATGTTGAGGACGAGGGCAACGAGCTGAAGATGATCCCGCTGTGGTCGGTGATCCTGTCGCTCGTCGTCTTTGCGGGCATCCAGGTTCTCAGCTTCTGGGGCCGTCAGAACTCCATGCCACATCGCGGGAACCCCGTGATGCATGTGGTGGGCAGCTATAGCTGGGGAGCTGCGCTGGCGAGCTACGTGCTGCTGATCGGTTACATCAGTCGTGATGTGAAACGTCGCAACATGAGCGCCGGCATCTGGATGCTGATTGTCCTGGTGATGCCCGGCGGCATCGGGGCAATCGTCTACTTCATGCTGCGGCAACCGATGATGACCCGCTGCCCGTCCTGCCGGACGGAGGTCGCCAGCGGTTTTCACTTCTGCCCACAGTGCCAGTTCCAGATGAAGCCAGTGTGCGGCCAGTGCTTCCGCGGCGTCCACATCACGGACGTGTACTGCGTCCAGTGCGGCCACGATCTGACGCGGGATGAGATGCCCGCTCGGCTACGTTCGCATAGCGACTAG